The nucleotide sequence AATGGTCCTGGCCGCAGAGAAGGCCCTACTGAAACCTTCCTCCAGCATGGCCCCTCCCCACGAGCAGGGATGAGGCGCTATACTACTAAGAAAAAAGATCAGGTCCCATGTGGAAACAGAGGCGAGAAAATGTCCGAGAGGGAAGAAGAACTCCAGGTGCTCAAGACCGTGAAGAGTTTCCAGGCAGAAAAAACAAATCTCATCCCAATGCTGCAGCAGATACAGGCCCTTGTGGGGTATCTGCCCTCATGGGGTATGGAAGAGGTGGCCAAGCACCTGTCCATCCCAGTGGGGGAGGTATATGGAGTCGCAACTTTCTACAATCAATTTCGTCTCACTCCTCCTGGGAAGTACCAGGTCAAGGTCTGTACAGGAACCGCATGTCATGTGAAGCGCTCCTATGTGATCCTGGAAGAATGGGAACGCAGGCTGGGTATCAAGGAGGGACAGACCACCGAGGACAGGCTCTTTGGTTTGGAAAAGGTTGCCTGTGTGGGCTGTTGTGCCTTGGCGCCGGTGGTTGTCATCCGCCACAACTCAACAGAGGCTTTCTACGGCAACATGATGACCAGCAAGGTCAATGGCCTAATTCTGGAGGTGGAAAGGAAAGAGGGCGATGGCTCGGCCCGATGATCTCGGGAACAGGTTTGAACAGATCCGGCAAGAGGCTCTTGCCAGATGGAGGGCTCTGTGGGAAGACCCCAGAGCCTTGATAACCGTGGGAACAGCCACCTGTGGACTGGCCCAAGGGGCCGGAGAGTTGCTGGATGTATTAAGGGAGTCATCCACTCGCCTGGGTCTGGAGGTTCAAGTCCGGGAAGTGGGCTGTATCGGCCACTGTTATGCAGAGCCTCTGGTGACAGTGAAGATGCCGGGGATGTCCCCATACCTGTACGCACGGGTCAACCCAACAAAAGCAGAGCTGCTGCTGCGTTATGTTGTGAGGGATGGAGATCCCTTCTTGGATTTTGTCATGGGTGCTCTCCAAGAAGATGAGCTCATGCCCCCTGTTTGGGATCTTCCCAGGTTCCATTATGAAAAGAGACTCATCCTGGAGCATTGCGGGCTAATAGATCCAGAGGATATCCACCATTACATAGCCATGGGAGGCTACAGGGCTTTGCTCAGGAGCCTTTCCATGAAACCAGAGCATATCATAGGGAAGCTGGCGGCCTCAGGTCTGAGGGGAAGGGGAGGAGCAGGCTTTCCCACTGCGCACAAGTGGGAAATCTGTAAAAACAGCCCTTACGGAAGTCCCATTGTCATCTGCAATGGGGATGAGGGAGACCCAGGGGCCTACATGGACAGGGCAGTGTTGGAGAGCAATCCTCATCAGGTCCTGGAGGGTTTGGCCATAGCTGCTCTGGCCGTGGGTGCTTCCCTGGGATATGTGTATGTACGGGCAGAGTATCCCTTGGCCATAAGGAGGGTCAGAAAAGCACTTGAGGATGCTACCCATCTGGGTCTGATGGGCAGGGACATCCTGGGAACTGGCAGGGAATTTCAGGTCAGGCTGTTCGAGGGTTCAGGAGCCTTTGTCTGCGGGGAAGAAACGGCACTCATAGCATCCATCCAGGGGGAGCGGGGAATGCCAAGGCCCAGGCCACCCTTCCCTGCCGAGAGAGGGCTTTGGGGAAGGCCTACTCTGGTCAACAACGTCAAGACCTTGGCCTTGATACCCAAGATACTGGAGAATGGGGAGTCATCTTTTACAGAAATCGGAACCCCTTCCAGTCCGGGGACAATGGTCTTTTCCGTGGTAGGCAAATGTGAGCAGCCAGGACTCGTGGAGGTGCCTTTGGGAACCACCCTCAAGCAACTGGTTTTCGATATTTGCGGGGGTATACCGGCAGGCAAGAGTTTCAAGGCTCTTCAAATAGGCGGCCCTTCAGGTGGCTGCATTCCGGCATCTCTTCAGGACACCCCAATGGATTACGAAACTCTCCAGGAGGCCGGAAGTATGATGGGCTCAGGCGGGATAGTGGTTCTGGACGAGGAAGACTGCATGGTGGAGGTGGCACGCTTTTTCTTGGAGTTCACCCAGGGGGAGTCCTGCGGGAAGTGCACCTTCTGTCGCATAGGCACCCGCCAGATGTTGGAATTACTAACAGAAATAACCATGGGTAAAGCAACCCCAGAGCACCTCCAACTCTTGGAAGAGCTGGCCATGGATGTGAAACTTGGCTCTCTTTGCAATCTTGGGGCCACGGCTCCCAACCCGGTCTTGACCACTCTGAGGTATTTCAGACAGGAGTATCTGGCTCACATCCTTGAGAAGAAATGCCCTGCCCTGCAATGCAGGGAGCTCACCGCCTATTACATTCTCCCTGAACGCTGTGCAGCAGGCTGTGATGCCTGTGTGGGGACATGTCCCACAGAGGCCATATACACAATGCGTAATCGCAAGAAGGCAGTGGAACAGGAAAAGTGCGTCAAATGCGGCGAGTGCGTGCGTGCTTGCCCGCCCGAATATAAGGCCGTGATCCGCATCTCCCCGGCCACTGAAGTTCCGGCTCCCCAGGCTCCCAGGGCCGAGAAAGACTCTCACTGAGAGGTGTCTTGTGAGTGCCAAGTGTGTTCGATTGGAAATAGACGGGCTAGAAATAGAGGCCATGGCTGGTGAGAGCGTGCTCAGCGCTGCACTGAGAAACTCCATTTACATTCCCCACCTCTGCCACCAACAGGAAATGGAAACCGAGCCATTTGGGGGATGCCGACTTTGCTTTGTGGAAATCCTGGGCAAGCCCCACCCTGTCACCTCTTGCACACAGAGGGTGGCTCATGGAATGGAGGTGCGCACAGATACCCAGAGTGTCAGGAACCTGCAACGTTCGGCCTTGAGGCTCTTGCTTTCAACCCACAGGGTGGATTGCGCCCGTTGTTTCGCCAACCGCAAATGCCGGCTTCAGGATTTGGCAAGAGCCCTGGGAGTGGGACTAAAGACCTCGGGTCTCAAGGACCTGTCTTTGCAGGAATCCAGAGACAGCACCCTGGGTAAGGTGATTTACGACAGGAGCAAGTGCGTGCTTTGCGGAAGCTGCGTGAGTTGGGCCAGAGAAAATGGCACAGGGATCTTTCAGTTTGCAGGCAGGGGACTGGCCACCCGAATCGCTCTTTTTCCCTTTGAAGGGGATGAAGGAATATTGGAGGGTGTCTGGAATGTGTGTCCGGTGGGAGCTCTTTTCCCTTCAGATGCAGCCGCAGCCTAGAGGATCAATGCCAAAATGAGCCCGTGGGCTTCCAATCTAAGATGGACCAAGGCCCGCCCAGGATGAGGAGCATGGCACATTTGCCTTCAATGGCTCGATGCTTATCCAGATGATTCAACAACAAATCAGTCTTAAAGGTATGAGCCCAAGGCGTACGCCCTAGGGGAAGGATCTGAACCTTCCCCACCAGCAGAAGAGGGCTAGCCTTTTTCTGCGGAACCTATCAAGGGTAGAACCTTTTTTACTTCAAAGAACACAAGATGTCTTCCCTCCTCGTCACCTTCGTACCTTCGCCTCTTTAAGCTTTTTAGCAGTTCAGAATCCTTCTCGTCCCTGAGCTTCTTAAGAAAGAGCCTCACACCTTTCCAACCCGGTCCATTCTCTACGAACAGATAGGCGGCATTGGGGTTTGATTCCAGATTGTGGTGGGTAAGCCTCTCAGGCATTATGAAAGCTACTGTCCCATCATCCATGACATGAGGCCTGCTGAAGATGGCCGCATCCACGTTTCCCTGTGCATCTGCCGTGGCAAGAACCCCAATTCCTGTGGTCTTCTCAAAGTAATCCTTGAGGTCCATGTGTGTCCTCCCCTGCGTTTTCTGTCATGGCCTTCTGCGGCCTTTGTCTTTTTGACGTAGGAGCTCCTGTAAAGGATTCTGCCCCTTGATGAGACCTTCTGGCTCAGGAGCAGCCGGGCAGCTTTCCAAGAGGACTAAAACCCATTGCTCCCACTTGAAACATGCCCCTCTCTGAAACACTCCAAGAACACTAGCTGGCCCTCTACAGGGTCTTGGTTGGGAAATGAGATGGGCAAACAGATGGATGAGGTTGACGCGAAAGCCCGGATGTTTCATCATCCCCTTCCAAGAACAAAGAGGTCAGCAACTGCCTGAGAGAGGTTCTGATCTCAGAAAAAGGGATTTCCTCAGGTGTAGAAACAAATCTTGAATAGGTTCCAGGCTCTTGGGAAAGAGCTAAGTGTTTTAGCCTTTTTATGTTTGGTTTTGGCGGAAATCTTGTGTGATGGAGATGTCTTTGGTTGGGGAGGTGTGAATTTGCGACGGCAGCAGGACACAGCAAGCCTTGATATTCCAAGAAGTGGAGATGACTTGCAGGACTGGATACTTTCGGTGAGAAGTAAGATCGAGAAAGAACTCACCCCTGAGCAAAGGGATCTTTTCAGAGAAGAGCTCTATCCCGAGCAACAGCTCAAAGTTTTTTCCGAGGGCTCCTCAAACGTTCTGGTGGTGGCCCCCCACGGATTCCCCGGTGACGACGATCATACAGATTATCTGGCTTATTTCTTGGCAAAGGAACTAGATGCCTCCTATCTCATAAACAACAAGGCATTTCACAAACCCGGGAGGCATCATCCCTGCGGAAGACCAGCCAACCTTAATCAGCCCTGGAGTTCCAATCCAGATACCAAGAAATTCATGCAGATCCTCTTGGAGATGATAAAGACAATAGCAAAGAGATCCGAGGCAGCCCCCCTGGTGCTTTGTATTCACGGCATGTCCGATGCCAATGCAAGGAGGCTATGTGCCGGGGATTTCTGCATTGGGGCAGGATATACCTCAGAAGAGAGGGAAAGTGCCCTGGCTCCAGGAGGCGGAGCCACTGCTTCCAAGGAGGTCATAGAAGGCCTGATTGAGGGATTGTGCAAGAAGGGTTTTTCTGCAACTGATGGAATACCTCAATACTGTGCCAAGAAAGCCATTCCAGGATATCTTAAGTTCATGGAGCGCAGCATAGGCCCTACCCATGCCCTGCAGGTGGAAGTGCGTTACCTGGGCTTGAGGGATCCTGACAACATATTGAGAACCGCCAGGGGTCTGGCTACAGTGGTAAGAGGCCTGAGGGCGTTCAAGAAGTTGGAATAGATAAACGCAAGGAAGGTTGTGCCTGACCGGGCAGGATAAATCCAGACTGTAAAAGAAGATGACCTTAAAAAGAGACTGGGCGTTATTGGCCCATGATAATCAAACCCTCTTGTGGAGCCAAGAAAAAGAGACAGTTTTTTGTTTTGCACAGCAGGGGGTCTATGACAGCAGGTAGTCGAACCAAGGGGGATCATCACCATTATCTACCCATGCGGTTAAAGGGTTCCCTCTTGCAAGAGTATTTGGACTAGGCATGATCCCAATTCGCGACATCAACCGTTCCCAGACCTTCCCTTTGGTGAATTACATTCTCATAGCACTCAATGTGCTGGCTTTTATCTGGCAGATGAGCCTTGGTGCAAGGCTAGAGAAGATTTTTTTTCTTTACGGGCTAGTGCCCCTGCGTTACTCGGATCCGGCTGTGGCCACTAATTTCAGCACCTTGGAGCAGTTGCTTCCATTTCTCACCTCCATCTTTCTCCATGGAGGGATCTTCCACCTGCTGGGGAACATGTGGTCCC is from bacterium and encodes:
- a CDS encoding NADH-ubiquinone oxidoreductase-F iron-sulfur binding region domain-containing protein; amino-acid sequence: MARPDDLGNRFEQIRQEALARWRALWEDPRALITVGTATCGLAQGAGELLDVLRESSTRLGLEVQVREVGCIGHCYAEPLVTVKMPGMSPYLYARVNPTKAELLLRYVVRDGDPFLDFVMGALQEDELMPPVWDLPRFHYEKRLILEHCGLIDPEDIHHYIAMGGYRALLRSLSMKPEHIIGKLAASGLRGRGGAGFPTAHKWEICKNSPYGSPIVICNGDEGDPGAYMDRAVLESNPHQVLEGLAIAALAVGASLGYVYVRAEYPLAIRRVRKALEDATHLGLMGRDILGTGREFQVRLFEGSGAFVCGEETALIASIQGERGMPRPRPPFPAERGLWGRPTLVNNVKTLALIPKILENGESSFTEIGTPSSPGTMVFSVVGKCEQPGLVEVPLGTTLKQLVFDICGGIPAGKSFKALQIGGPSGGCIPASLQDTPMDYETLQEAGSMMGSGGIVVLDEEDCMVEVARFFLEFTQGESCGKCTFCRIGTRQMLELLTEITMGKATPEHLQLLEELAMDVKLGSLCNLGATAPNPVLTTLRYFRQEYLAHILEKKCPALQCRELTAYYILPERCAAGCDACVGTCPTEAIYTMRNRKKAVEQEKCVKCGECVRACPPEYKAVIRISPATEVPAPQAPRAEKDSH
- a CDS encoding NAD(P)H-dependent oxidoreductase subunit E, which produces MSEREEELQVLKTVKSFQAEKTNLIPMLQQIQALVGYLPSWGMEEVAKHLSIPVGEVYGVATFYNQFRLTPPGKYQVKVCTGTACHVKRSYVILEEWERRLGIKEGQTTEDRLFGLEKVACVGCCALAPVVVIRHNSTEAFYGNMMTSKVNGLILEVERKEGDGSAR
- a CDS encoding pyridoxamine 5'-phosphate oxidase family protein; this translates as MDLKDYFEKTTGIGVLATADAQGNVDAAIFSRPHVMDDGTVAFIMPERLTHHNLESNPNAAYLFVENGPGWKGVRLFLKKLRDEKDSELLKSLKRRRYEGDEEGRHLVFFEVKKVLPLIGSAEKG
- a CDS encoding 2Fe-2S iron-sulfur cluster-binding protein, translating into MSAKCVRLEIDGLEIEAMAGESVLSAALRNSIYIPHLCHQQEMETEPFGGCRLCFVEILGKPHPVTSCTQRVAHGMEVRTDTQSVRNLQRSALRLLLSTHRVDCARCFANRKCRLQDLARALGVGLKTSGLKDLSLQESRDSTLGKVIYDRSKCVLCGSCVSWARENGTGIFQFAGRGLATRIALFPFEGDEGILEGVWNVCPVGALFPSDAAAA